The Mucilaginibacter yixingensis genome window below encodes:
- a CDS encoding sigma-70 family RNA polymerase sigma factor has protein sequence MDQLSDEAIVGRILQGEAHLFENLMRKYNERLYRISLSIVEDDQEAEDVMQIAYINAFRQLENFRQQCAFGTWLTRILINESLLHKKRNQRTEQLRMETTFAEANNETPLSGLLNKELKLILERAVAALPEKYRLVFVMREVQGMSTNETMEALNLGESNVKIRLNRAKEMLRAELQQLWQPQEIFEFNLVRCGRIVNNVMQAVLAGE, from the coding sequence ATGGATCAATTAAGCGATGAAGCAATTGTAGGCCGGATATTGCAGGGCGAGGCTCACCTGTTTGAAAACCTGATGCGGAAGTATAATGAGCGGCTGTACCGCATCAGCCTGTCAATTGTGGAAGACGATCAGGAGGCCGAAGATGTGATGCAGATTGCCTATATCAACGCATTCAGGCAACTGGAAAACTTCAGACAGCAGTGTGCTTTTGGCACCTGGCTTACCCGCATACTGATTAATGAGAGTTTACTGCACAAAAAACGGAACCAACGAACAGAGCAATTGCGTATGGAAACAACTTTTGCCGAGGCCAATAATGAAACCCCGCTAAGCGGGCTCCTCAATAAAGAACTAAAGCTGATATTGGAACGCGCCGTTGCCGCTCTGCCCGAAAAATACCGCCTGGTTTTTGTAATGCGCGAAGTGCAGGGCATGAGCACCAATGAAACCATGGAGGCGCTGAACCTGGGCGAATCAAACGTGAAAATCCGGCTTAATCGCGCCAAAGAAATGCTGCGCGCCGAGTTGCAGCAGCTCTGGCAGCCACAAGAGATTTTTGAGTTTAACTTGGTGCGTTGCGGCCGGATTGTAAATAACGTGATGCAGGCCGTGCTGGCGGGGGAGTGA
- a CDS encoding DUF1593 domain-containing protein, with the protein MKTLFAAMALAGVLLSSTAPMHAQQKALSTKTRVIATSDGEIDDQCSIIRFLLYTNEWDVEGIVTSSSMYHWHGRKWPGDNWIDPYMEAYTRVYPNLIKHDKRYPSPAYLRQRTLLGNVETQGDMATISPGAALITKVLLDDTDKRPVWLLAWGGTNTIARALKTIEETQPQKMAAVANKMRFYFIWEQDSTYQTYIKPHWGKFNIPTIIADQFEAIAYRWPETQPDNMHVYFEGPWMKEHILENHGPLTAIYQALTNGDFRSEGDSPSFIHLIPTGLRSLESPSYGGWGGRFVKVRANTWLDSVLIPGYKYPEGRWFSGSSWGRQSVKQTPPATHEQILDYFKQMTRWSDALQNDFAARADWCVKAYKDANHPPVVVQAKDVNAKPGTRVKLSVAGSTDPDGNALTYHWYVYTEPSTFIADGPVSKEAVQVNDADKAIASIMVPKGKGSLHLICAVTDNGKPALTRYARIIVNVGR; encoded by the coding sequence ATGAAAACTTTGTTTGCCGCTATGGCACTGGCGGGCGTACTGCTCAGCTCTACTGCACCAATGCACGCCCAGCAAAAAGCTCTGTCAACCAAAACACGGGTTATTGCCACGTCGGATGGCGAGATAGACGACCAATGCTCCATCATCCGGTTCTTACTTTACACCAACGAGTGGGATGTAGAGGGCATTGTCACCTCCAGCTCCATGTACCATTGGCATGGGCGCAAATGGCCGGGAGATAATTGGATTGACCCTTATATGGAAGCTTACACCAGGGTATACCCTAACCTGATCAAGCACGATAAACGTTACCCCTCTCCTGCTTATTTGCGCCAGCGCACCTTGCTGGGCAACGTAGAAACTCAAGGCGACATGGCCACTATAAGTCCGGGTGCCGCGCTGATTACCAAGGTTCTGCTGGATGATACCGATAAACGACCTGTTTGGCTGCTGGCCTGGGGCGGCACCAATACTATTGCCCGCGCGCTGAAAACCATTGAGGAAACGCAGCCACAAAAAATGGCAGCTGTAGCCAATAAAATGCGTTTCTATTTTATCTGGGAGCAAGACAGCACCTATCAAACCTACATCAAACCGCATTGGGGCAAGTTTAATATCCCAACCATTATTGCCGATCAGTTTGAGGCCATTGCCTACCGCTGGCCCGAAACCCAGCCAGATAACATGCACGTCTATTTTGAAGGCCCCTGGATGAAGGAGCACATCCTGGAAAACCACGGACCGCTCACTGCCATTTACCAGGCATTAACAAATGGCGATTTTCGCTCAGAAGGAGATTCGCCATCATTTATCCATCTTATTCCTACGGGCTTGCGCAGTTTGGAGTCGCCGTCATACGGTGGCTGGGGCGGGCGCTTTGTTAAGGTGCGCGCCAACACCTGGCTGGATTCGGTACTCATTCCCGGCTACAAATATCCTGAAGGCCGCTGGTTTAGCGGCAGCAGTTGGGGCAGGCAAAGCGTAAAACAAACCCCGCCTGCAACGCATGAGCAGATACTGGATTATTTTAAACAAATGACCCGCTGGAGCGATGCCCTGCAAAATGATTTTGCCGCCCGTGCAGATTGGTGCGTAAAAGCCTACAAAGATGCCAACCACCCACCGGTAGTGGTGCAAGCTAAAGACGTAAACGCCAAACCTGGCACCCGCGTAAAACTTAGCGTTGCCGGATCTACAGATCCTGACGGCAACGCCCTCACCTACCATTGGTATGTATACACAGAGCCCAGCACTTTTATAGCCGATGGCCCGGTAAGCAAAGAAGCTGTACAAGTTAACGATGCCGATAAAGCCATCGCATCTATCATGGTACCAAAAGGAAAAGGCAGCTTACACCTCATTTGCGCCGTTACAGACAATGGCAAACCGGCGTTGACCAGGTATGCCAGGATTATTGTGAATGTGGGCCGGTAA
- a CDS encoding alpha/beta hydrolase, giving the protein MMVGTVTMAQGKRYKDLLFDKADVLTDQPYAADTTSAANRKANLFDLYTPHNDEVRNRPLIIWMHGGGFVFGSKRDDNIRLWSETFARRGYVCAAIDYRMGKKSTLFSFGKLIQAAYPAVLDARQAVRYFKEHAAKFGIDPNRIILAGNSAGAMMALQAAFSNNRELADSLRIKNPAGFGTVNDGPTKVMAVVNFWGGIYNINWLKNEPTPVVSVYGSKDKIVHPGVNKGTYGGQAIYEKAKALKRPDDVKVFEGYGHELYRHFNPLPLHPGKAGIRRRWLEAGQFAADFLAKLI; this is encoded by the coding sequence ATGATGGTGGGCACTGTAACCATGGCTCAGGGCAAGCGATACAAGGATCTGCTATTTGATAAGGCCGATGTGCTGACCGATCAACCTTATGCCGCAGATACCACGAGTGCCGCAAACCGGAAAGCCAATCTATTTGACCTTTATACCCCTCATAACGATGAAGTACGCAATCGCCCACTGATTATCTGGATGCACGGTGGTGGGTTTGTTTTCGGCTCGAAACGGGACGATAACATCAGGCTATGGAGTGAAACCTTTGCCCGTCGCGGATATGTTTGTGCTGCGATTGATTATCGTATGGGTAAAAAATCAACGCTTTTTAGTTTTGGTAAACTGATCCAGGCCGCCTATCCGGCGGTGCTGGATGCGCGGCAAGCCGTGCGGTACTTTAAAGAGCATGCCGCTAAATTTGGTATAGACCCGAATCGGATTATTCTGGCCGGGAACTCTGCCGGGGCCATGATGGCGTTGCAAGCGGCTTTTAGCAATAACCGGGAGCTGGCCGATTCGCTCCGCATAAAAAATCCGGCAGGATTTGGCACTGTAAACGATGGGCCCACCAAAGTAATGGCGGTGGTGAACTTTTGGGGTGGGATTTATAACATCAACTGGCTCAAAAATGAACCGACGCCGGTGGTAAGTGTATATGGTTCAAAAGACAAAATTGTCCATCCGGGTGTGAACAAAGGCACCTACGGCGGACAGGCCATATACGAGAAAGCCAAAGCCCTGAAGCGCCCTGATGATGTAAAGGTTTTTGAAGGATACGGGCACGAGCTATACCGGCATTTTAACCCCTTGCCGCTGCACCCGGGTAAGGCGGGCATTCGCAGGCGCTGGCTGGAGGCCGGGCAGTTTGCGGCAGACTTTTTAGCCAAGTTAATATAA
- the acpS gene encoding holo-ACP synthase produces MIYGLGTDLVDVERIAEKIKRSEGFKELIFSAAEIDYCEAKTHRFEHYAARFAAKEAFFKALGTGWLSGTAFNQIQITHNTDGRPALELSAETKATIAAIGEFNIHVSLSHTKTVATATVILETR; encoded by the coding sequence ATGATATACGGCCTGGGCACAGATCTGGTTGACGTTGAGCGCATAGCAGAAAAGATAAAAAGATCGGAAGGCTTTAAAGAACTCATATTTTCTGCCGCCGAGATTGATTACTGCGAAGCCAAGACGCACCGGTTTGAGCACTACGCCGCACGCTTTGCCGCCAAAGAAGCTTTTTTTAAAGCGCTGGGCACCGGCTGGCTAAGCGGCACGGCTTTTAATCAAATACAAATAACACATAACACCGATGGCAGGCCCGCTTTGGAACTGAGCGCCGAGACTAAAGCAACCATTGCCGCAATTGGTGAATTTAATATACATGTATCGCTATCGCACACCAAAACGGTGGCGACGGCTACTGTAATACTGGAAACAAGATGA
- a CDS encoding phenylacetate--CoA ligase family protein, producing MITTGTTSLLPPEIAAVQENRLKELLQYLAANSPYYKRIFAEQGVDISRIQQLSDLPLLPLTTKDDLQRHNMDFLCVAPEQVIEYSTTSGTLGSPVTIALTENDLQRLADNEYRSFLQTESTAVDTWQLMLTLDRQFMAGMAYYAGLRQMGAGVIRLGPGVPSLQLEMIKRLKPTGIVAVPSFILKLINYAAANNIDINSTSVKKALCIGENIRNADFSYNILGRKITDAWNIQLYSTYASTEMQTAFTECSHGNGGHLQPDLLIIELLDDNDQPVGANTPGELTITTLGVEGMPLLRYKTGDICTYTDEPCACGLKSPRLSPILGRKKQMIKFKGTTLYPPALFDLLNEREEILDYVVEVYANDVGLDEVSLYIVPIDDSEECDHRIRAYLQARLRVSPHIKYVAADELQKIMFPETSRKALKFIDRR from the coding sequence ATGATCACAACCGGGACCACATCCCTCCTGCCACCCGAAATTGCGGCCGTGCAGGAAAATAGACTAAAAGAGCTGCTGCAATATCTTGCTGCAAACTCGCCCTATTATAAAAGGATCTTTGCTGAACAGGGAGTAGATATCTCCCGCATTCAGCAACTGAGCGATCTGCCATTACTGCCCCTTACTACCAAGGATGATCTGCAGCGCCATAACATGGACTTTTTGTGTGTTGCCCCCGAGCAGGTGATTGAATATAGCACCACCTCGGGCACACTGGGCAGCCCGGTGACCATCGCGCTGACCGAGAACGACTTGCAACGCCTGGCCGACAACGAATACCGCTCATTCCTCCAAACTGAAAGCACCGCCGTCGACACCTGGCAACTGATGCTAACGCTGGACAGGCAGTTTATGGCGGGCATGGCCTACTACGCAGGCTTGCGGCAAATGGGTGCAGGCGTGATCAGGCTGGGACCGGGCGTTCCGTCGTTACAGCTAGAGATGATTAAAAGACTGAAGCCAACGGGTATTGTAGCTGTGCCATCGTTCATCCTCAAGCTGATTAATTATGCGGCGGCCAATAACATCGATATCAACTCAACATCGGTTAAAAAGGCCCTTTGCATTGGCGAGAACATTCGCAATGCCGATTTTTCTTACAACATTCTTGGGCGCAAAATAACCGATGCCTGGAACATTCAACTGTATTCTACTTATGCCTCTACCGAAATGCAGACGGCTTTTACAGAGTGCAGCCACGGCAACGGCGGCCACTTGCAGCCAGACCTGCTGATTATTGAGCTTTTAGACGACAACGATCAGCCTGTCGGTGCCAATACCCCTGGCGAACTGACCATCACTACCCTGGGTGTGGAAGGCATGCCGCTGCTGCGCTATAAAACCGGCGATATCTGCACATATACTGATGAGCCTTGCGCCTGCGGACTAAAATCGCCGCGCTTGTCGCCTATTCTGGGTCGTAAGAAACAGATGATCAAGTTTAAGGGAACTACGCTGTACCCGCCAGCCTTGTTCGATCTGCTGAACGAGCGCGAGGAGATCCTGGATTACGTGGTAGAAGTGTACGCAAACGATGTTGGCCTGGATGAGGTATCGCTCTACATTGTGCCTATTGATGATAGCGAGGAATGCGATCATCGCATTCGCGCTTATTTACAGGCAAGGTTGCGTGTTAGTCCGCATATTAAGTATGTGGCGGCAGACGAGCTACAAAAAATCATGTTTCCTGAAACATCCCGCAAGGCTTTGAAGTTTATAGACCGCAGGTAG
- the hutH gene encoding histidine ammonia-lyase has translation MINIGRSPLSVSQLARIVFENEEIVIDEDVLNEVDVNHQFLQKFSQNKLIYGINTGFGPMAQYKVSQDSLMQLQYNLIRSHSSGSGKLIEPALCRALMVARLGSLIQARSGVHPEIIELIALLINKNILPCIFEHGGVGASGDLVQLAHLGLMLIGEGEVHYQNAIRPAAEVFAENNIKPLSIHVREGLAILNGTSAMTGIGCLNIAKSQTLISWGIMLSALTNEVVEAYNDHFSTELNVVKHHTGQLKVAALMQHALEGSQMIRDRSEHLYNPDNIGHDVFEDKVQEYYSLRCVTQILGPVYDTIAHAEKILTEELNSVNDNPVVDHVNHNVFHGGNFHGDYVSLEMDKLKIAITRVSMLAERQLNYLLNNKLNQKFPPFVNMGVLGLNFGMQGIQFTAVSTVAENQTLSFPMYVHSIPNNNDNQDIVSMGTNGALLTKKVIDNSFEVLAIQLMTIVQAVDYLECQTSLSPLSAKVYHEVRAIFPAFKEDQPRYKEQRLVREYMEAHAPLKAFEA, from the coding sequence ATGATCAATATCGGCCGCAGTCCGCTTTCGGTTTCGCAACTCGCCCGTATAGTGTTTGAAAATGAAGAGATCGTCATTGACGAGGATGTGTTAAACGAGGTTGATGTTAATCACCAGTTTCTTCAAAAATTTTCTCAAAATAAGCTTATTTACGGCATCAATACCGGTTTTGGGCCAATGGCACAATACAAGGTAAGTCAGGATAGCCTGATGCAGCTGCAGTATAACCTCATCCGCAGCCACTCATCCGGCAGTGGCAAATTAATAGAGCCCGCGCTTTGCCGCGCTTTAATGGTAGCCCGTTTAGGCAGCCTGATTCAGGCGCGTTCAGGTGTTCATCCTGAGATTATTGAACTGATTGCCCTGCTCATCAACAAAAATATTTTGCCTTGCATTTTTGAACATGGTGGCGTTGGCGCCAGCGGCGACCTGGTGCAGCTGGCTCACCTGGGCTTGATGCTGATAGGCGAAGGCGAAGTGCACTATCAAAACGCTATCCGCCCAGCGGCCGAAGTGTTTGCAGAGAACAACATCAAACCATTGAGCATCCACGTGCGCGAAGGTCTGGCTATCCTGAACGGCACATCGGCCATGACGGGTATTGGCTGTTTGAACATTGCCAAATCTCAGACTCTAATTAGCTGGGGCATCATGCTATCGGCATTGACCAACGAAGTGGTTGAAGCTTATAACGATCATTTCTCTACCGAACTAAACGTGGTGAAACATCACACAGGCCAACTAAAAGTAGCCGCGCTGATGCAACATGCGCTGGAAGGCAGCCAAATGATCCGCGACAGATCTGAGCACTTATATAATCCGGACAATATCGGTCATGATGTGTTTGAAGACAAAGTGCAGGAGTACTACTCGCTGCGCTGCGTAACCCAAATATTGGGCCCTGTTTATGACACCATTGCCCACGCCGAAAAAATACTGACTGAGGAACTGAACTCGGTAAACGACAATCCGGTGGTTGACCACGTGAACCATAACGTGTTCCACGGCGGCAACTTCCACGGCGATTATGTATCGCTGGAGATGGATAAACTTAAAATTGCCATCACCCGCGTATCTATGCTGGCCGAGCGTCAGCTGAACTACCTGCTTAATAACAAGCTGAACCAGAAATTCCCACCGTTCGTTAACATGGGCGTACTGGGCTTAAACTTTGGCATGCAGGGCATCCAGTTTACCGCGGTATCTACCGTGGCCGAGAACCAGACCCTGTCATTCCCGATGTATGTACATAGCATCCCGAACAATAACGACAATCAGGACATTGTGAGCATGGGCACCAACGGCGCGTTGTTAACCAAAAAGGTGATTGACAATAGCTTTGAAGTACTGGCCATTCAACTGATGACCATTGTACAGGCAGTTGATTACCTGGAGTGCCAAACATCGCTTTCGCCGTTATCAGCCAAAGTTTATCATGAAGTTCGCGCTATCTTCCCTGCGTTTAAAGAAGATCAGCCGCGCTACAAAGAGCAACGCCTCGTGCGGGAATACATGGAAGCCCATGCACCTTTAAAAGCATTTGAGGCATGA
- the fabG gene encoding 3-oxoacyl-ACP reductase FabG has protein sequence MKCALVTGGSRGIGRAICLELAREGYYVLINYKSNAQAAEETLAQLTEAGGAGELIPFDIADAAQVKTILGDWLTANADKQIAILVNNAGIREDSLLAWMEAEQWHRVINTNLDSFFYTTQLVLGHMLTNRYGRIVNVVSLSGLKGHAGQANYSAAKAGVIGATKSLAQEVGRQGITVNAVAPGFIKTDMTADLDEKELQKLIPIKRFGQAEEVAHAVAFLASPKASYITGQVLSVNGGLYT, from the coding sequence ATGAAGTGTGCACTGGTAACCGGCGGTTCAAGAGGCATAGGCCGAGCCATTTGTTTGGAACTGGCGCGCGAGGGCTATTACGTCCTCATTAACTATAAAAGCAACGCCCAGGCGGCCGAAGAAACGCTTGCACAATTAACCGAAGCAGGTGGCGCAGGTGAGCTGATCCCTTTTGATATTGCCGACGCAGCTCAGGTAAAAACCATATTAGGCGATTGGCTGACCGCCAACGCCGATAAACAAATAGCCATTCTGGTAAACAACGCAGGTATCCGCGAAGACAGTCTGCTGGCTTGGATGGAGGCGGAGCAATGGCACCGGGTGATCAATACCAACCTGGATAGTTTTTTTTATACCACCCAATTGGTGCTGGGCCACATGCTCACCAACCGCTACGGCCGCATTGTCAACGTGGTTTCGTTATCCGGATTAAAGGGACACGCCGGACAGGCCAATTACTCGGCAGCAAAGGCCGGGGTTATTGGGGCAACTAAGTCATTAGCGCAGGAAGTAGGCCGACAAGGCATTACGGTTAACGCCGTTGCGCCGGGCTTTATCAAAACCGATATGACGGCCGACCTGGACGAGAAAGAACTCCAAAAACTGATCCCCATAAAACGTTTCGGCCAGGCCGAAGAAGTGGCACATGCCGTGGCCTTTCTGGCATCGCCGAAGGCCAGCTATATTACAGGGCAGGTGCTGTCTGTAAACGGCGGCTTATATACCTAA